In Caballeronia sp. TF1N1, the DNA window CCCGGACGGCTCGACATGCGCAGCGCCGCCACCACCGTCGCGGCCAATATGAAACGCGCGCTCAAGATAACCGCGCAGGACCGCGCCGAAAGCGGCAACTGGGAAGACTACTTGCGCTTGTTGATCGGGCGCATCGAGGCGGCGGGCGTTCTCGTCATGCGTTCGGGAATCGTCGGGAACAATACGCATCGTCCGCTTTCGGTCGATGAGTTTCGTGGCTTCGCCATTGCCGATGAACTTGCGCCCGTCATCTTCCTGAATGCGAGGGACGCAAAGGCCGCCCAGATCTTCACGGTGATACACGAACTGGCTCATATCTGGCTCGGGGCGAGCGGTATATCCAACGAGCGGCTCGGGGACGTCAAGGCGCGCGATAGCGACATCGAACGTCAATGCAACGCTGCCGCGGCCGAATTCCTCGTTCCCGCCGAGGAGCTTCGCGGCCGCTGGACGCCGCGTCAGGACTTCGCAGCGCAAGTGCGCGAGCTCGCGCGAATGTTCAAGGTAAGCGGAATCGTGATCGGTCGTCGCGCGGTCGAACTGCGCTTCGCGACGTGGGACGAATTCAGCCGCTTCTACGAATCCGAACGTCGAGACTGGGCCGCGGCCGGAGCGCGCAGGACTCGCGGCGGCAATGCCTACAAGACGCTGGCGGTCAGAAACAGCAAGTTACTCACGAAGGCGGTACTGGAATCGGCTCTCGAAGGCCGCATGCTGCTGCGCGACGCAGGCAGCATGCTTGGAATCAGTCCTGCAAAGCTCAGACAACTCGCGGACAGTGTGTACGGGGAAAAGTAAGCATGTATCTGTTGGACAGCAACATTTTTATCGAGGCGCAGAATCGGTATTATGCAAGCGATATTTGCCCCGGCTTCTGGGATTGGCTGGACGACGCGAATGCGAAGGGGCTGATTGCGAGCATCGGCGAAGTCTACGACGAACTCGCGGGCAAGGGAGACAGTCTTGCGGAATGGATCGAGGCGCGGCGCGGAACCGGTTGGTTCGTGGATGTGACAGACGAAGAAACTCAATCTTCTTTTATCGAAATCGTTCAGCATATCGAAT includes these proteins:
- a CDS encoding XRE family transcriptional regulator, which produces MTEARINPAILSWALERSGIDAPALADKLGTPAARVSSWEAGVRMPTFRQAKRIAELTHIPFGYLYLAEPPEEPLPIADFRTVGDGPLKPLSTNFRELINDVLRKQAWFREYRQQQGEPTLDFPGRLDMRSAATTVAANMKRALKITAQDRAESGNWEDYLRLLIGRIEAAGVLVMRSGIVGNNTHRPLSVDEFRGFAIADELAPVIFLNARDAKAAQIFTVIHELAHIWLGASGISNERLGDVKARDSDIERQCNAAAAEFLVPAEELRGRWTPRQDFAAQVRELARMFKVSGIVIGRRAVELRFATWDEFSRFYESERRDWAAAGARRTRGGNAYKTLAVRNSKLLTKAVLESALEGRMLLRDAGSMLGISPAKLRQLADSVYGEK
- a CDS encoding DUF4411 family protein translates to MYLLDSNIFIEAQNRYYASDICPGFWDWLDDANAKGLIASIGEVYDELAGKGDSLAEWIEARRGTGWFVDVTDEETQSSFIEIVQHIESIDRYTRPSRDQFLGGADPWLIAKARTMGCGVATHERFHEHTTKVKIPNVCVNFGVPIRDTFDILRELRISFGWARAA